Genomic DNA from Pseudomonas fluorescens:
CGGTAAGAGCCGCAGTGTTCCGGAGCTGGCCAATTTGTTCACCAGCTACACCGTCAACGTGCCGCAGGTCGACGCTGCGATTGATCGGGAAAAAGCCAAGATCCATGGCGTGGCCATCAACGACATCTTCGACACATTACAGGTGTACCTGGGCTCACTGTATGCCAACGACTTCAACCGTTTCGGGCGGACCTATCAGGTCAACGTGCAGGCCGAACAGCAGTTCCGCCAGGAACCGGAGCAGATCGGTCAGTTGAAAGTGCGTAACAACAAAGGCGAAATGATCCCGCTGGCCACGTTCGTCAAGGTCAGCCCGACGTCGGGGCCTGATCGAGTTATGCACTACAACGGCTTCATCACCGCGGAAATCAACGGCGGCGCCGCGCCGGGCTACAGCTCAGGCCAGGCCCAGGCGGCGATTGAAAAGCTGCTCAAAGAAGAGCTGCCCAACGGTATGACCTACGAATGGACCGACCTGACCTACCAGCAGATCCTGTCCGGCAATACCGCGTTGCTGGTGTTCCCGCTCTGCGTGCTGTTGGCGTTCCTGGTCCTGGCGGCGCTGTACGAGAGCTGGAGCCTGCCACTGGCGGTGATCCTGATCGTGCCGATGACCCTGCTGTCGGCGATTGCCGGGGTGATCATTTCCAAGGGCGACAACAACATCTTTACCCAGATAGGCCTAATCGTGCTGGTCGGCCTGGCTTGCAAGAACGCGATCCTGATCGTCGAGTTCGCCAAGGACAAACAGGCGCAAGGCATGTCGCCGCTGGAAGCAGTGCTGGACGCCTGCCGCATGCGTCTGCGGCCGATTCTGATGACGTCGTTCGCCTTCATCATGGGGGTGATCCCGCTGGTGACCTCCACGGGTGCCGGCTCGGAAATGCGCCGGGCGATGGGGGTCGCGGTGTTCTCCGGGATGCTCGGCGTGACCTTCTTCGGGTTGCTGCTGACGCCAGTGTTCTTCGTGCTGATTCGTCGTTCCATCGAGCGCAACAATGCGCGCAAAGCGGCTCGTATTAACCAAACCCATTCGCTGAATTCGGAGGCTCACTAATGAACGCTTTCAAGCTATTTTTACCCAGCCTCCTGGTTGCTGCGTTGGCCGCCTGCACTGTGGGTCCCGACTACAAAACACCTGACACCGCGCCGGCCACTGTCGTGTCGATCCAGGGCGGGCACTACGATCAGTCGCGGTTCGAAACGGTGTGGTGGCAGCAGTTCGATGACCCTACGCTCAACCAGTTGGTGAGCAAGTCCCTGGAAGGCAACCGCGATCTGCGCGTCGCGTTTGCCCGATGGAAAGCGGCCCGGGCGATTCGTGATGACGTCAGTAACGACAATTTGCCGGTGGTCACCAGCCGCGTCAGCAGCCAGCAGGGGCGGGGGCAGGTGCCCGGCCAGACCGAAAGCCGAGTCAATCAGGAGCGCTACGATCTGGGGTTGGACATGGCCTGGGAAGTCGACCTGTTTGGCCGAATCCAGCGGCAACTGGAATCCAGCGATGCTCAGGAAGATGCCGCCGCAGCGGACTTGTATCAGCTGCGGGTGACAATGATTGCCGAGCTGGTGGATGCCTACGGCCAACTGCGCGGCGCTCAACTGCGGGAAAAAATCGCCCTGGCGAACCTGAAAAATCAGCAGGACTCGCGCACTGTGACGGTGAGCCTGCGCGACGCCGGTGTGGGCAATGAACTCGATGTGGTGCGTGCCGATGCGCGTCTGGCGGCGGTCGAAGCCACGGTGCCGCAACTTCAAGCGGAGCAGGTGCGGCAGAAAAACCGCATCGCCACGTTGTTGGGAGAGCGTCCGAATACCTTGAGCGTGTCGTTGAGTCCCGCCAAGTTGCCGGCCATTGCAAAAGCGCTGCCGATCGGTGATCTCGCCGAACTGCTGCGCCGGCGCCCCGATGTGCTCGCCGCCGAGCGCAGGCTGGCGTCCGCCACGGCTGAAATCGGCGTGGCCACTGCCGACTTGTTCCCGCGGGTGAGCCTGAGCGGCTTCCTCGGCTTCACCGCCGGCCGTGGTTCACAGATTGGCTCCAGCGCCGCCCGGGCCTGGAGCTTGGGTCCGAGCATTACCTGGGCGGCATTTGACCTGGGCAGCGTGCGGGCGCGCATCCGTGGTGCCGACGCCAATGCCGAAGGCGCCCTGGCCACCTATGAGCAGCAAGTGCTGCTGGCGCTTGAAGAGTCTGAAAACGCCTTCAGCGACTATGGCAAACGCCAACAACGGTTGTTGTCGTTGATCAAACAGAGTGAGTCGAGCCGCGCCGCCGCTGACCTCGCGGCCATCCAATACAAGGAAGGGACCGTGGATTATCTGGTGCTGTTGGACGCAGAACGCGAGCGGCTCAACGCCGAAGATGCCCAAGCTCTGGGTGAAACCGATCAGTACCGCGGCATCGTCGCGATCTATAAAGCGTTGGGAGGAGGGTGGAATAGCGGCGGTGGAAACGTCGCGGCGATTAACTGAACAGATCCTAAAAAAACCTTAGGAAATTCTGAGTATAAATCTTGCGCAATGCAGCGTAGTTAGAACAATCCGAACGGGCAACACATCTTGTTGACCCCGTTCACTTGAGGCGACTTTAGTCCCGCTGGACGGCTGGCTATGACTGTCTGATTCTATTCTTAATGAAAAGAATTCCGATCGAAGTGAAAAGTCACGCCAGTTTTAGGGTTACGGCCGTCGCGCGCTGCACGCGCTTTCACGGCAAAGGTACCAAAACCAACCAAGGTGACGTTCTCACCACTTTGCAACGCAGTGGATATGATGGTTGTGAGGGCTTCCAACGCGCGTCCGGCAGTGGACTTCGGGCGGTCGGTGGAGCTCGCTATGGCCTCGACGAGGTCGTTTTTATTTATGTATGGTTCCTTCTGCTGGCTGAATGGTGACGAGTAATCTACTCAGATAGTTCGGGCATATCCAGCACCAAACCGCTTTCCGGCCCTTTGCGGATGTAACGCTATTTGGGCTTCAAATCGATACTTACGTCCCGATTCCACGGGCCCGGTCAATGCGCTCAGCTACCTGAAAAGCCGCTTCCAACTCCGAGCAGCCGTTTTCCTGCATCAGTGTCCAGCGCTCGGCCTTTTCTTCGGGTTCCGTCATGGCCAGGGCGAGATAGAGACTGGGTGGCACGGCTCGAAAGAGCGTTTCGAGCTTCTTCGACAGCACGACCCCCTCGGTGTATTTGCCCGGTTCCTTGCTGGCGGAGAGCAACAAGGCTTTCTGCGCCGGTGAAAGCTTCTTGAAGCGGGCGATCTCTTCGATTTCCGCGGGCGGCATGTTTAAACAAATCCACCACTCGATCATGTTGAGCATGGTCTGCGCGGCAGTGGGGAAGTCGGCAAGGTTCTGCGTGGCGAGCCAGAACCAGGCGCCAAGCTTGCGCCACATCTTCGTGCCCTTGACCACGAACGGTGCCAGCAACGGGTTCTTGGTGATGATATGGCCTTCGTCGGTGACCATGATGATCGGTCGGTCCAGGTACTGATCGCGCTCGGCGAGATTGTTCACGGTGTTCATCAGGCTGATGTAGCTGATGGACATCTGGGCTTCGTAACCTTCACGAGCATAGGTGGCCAGGTCGACGATGGTCACATCGCTCTCGGGCCAAGGCGTGCCCTCGCGATTGAACAGTTCACCCTCGAAGCCCTGACAGAACAGGTCGATGGACTCGCCCATTTCCTGGGCACGCTCGCGACGTTTTTCTGGCAGGTGCGGGTCGGCGGCGACACGCAGCAACGCGTCGCGCACGTCGCGGGTCAGCACCTGGCGGTTCGCTGCGACACAGGTCTGCGCCGCATCGAGAATGCACTCGCGAATCAGGCTGCGATCGGCTCGACTCAGGCGCGCCTCTTCCTTGGCCTCGCCGCCGGTGATCATCAGGCGAGCGGTGATTTCCAATTCGCCGAGAACATCGCGCTGGTCTTCGCGACTGGCTACCGCCTCATCGTCCAGCTCATCGATCGATAGACTCGCCACCTCATCCGGCTGCTCGATCAGGCGCCAGGCATCGGCGAACGGGGCGAGACTGACCGAGGCGCCAGGTTTCAATTGGACCTTATTGACCGACAGGCCCTGTGTCGCGAAGTAGTCGCCCTGCAAACCAAACGAATTGCCGGCCTCGACGATAAATAAGCGTGGGCGGTACACCGCCATGATCTGCATCAGCAGGGTGACCAGGGTGGCCGACTTGCCGGCACCGGTGGGGCCGAACAACAGCAGATGGCCGTTCATGGCCCGGTCCAGGCGTGACAGAGGGTCGAAGCTCAGTGGCGAACCGCCGCGGTTGAACAGGGTGATGCCCGTGTGGCCTGTGCCGGTGCTGCGACCCCACACAGGAACCAGGTTCGCCAGGTGCTGGGCGAACATCAGCCGCGTGTACCAGTTGCGCGTGTCGCGGGCTGGGTTGTAAGCCATCGGTAGCCAACGCAGGTAACTGTTGCAGGCGGCGACTTCATCGCCTTCGCGTACCGGTTGCAGCCCCGCACCCAGCAACGCGTTGGCCAGGCTGACCGAGCGCTGGTGCAATTGCTGCTCATCGTGACCGCGCAGGTAAAACGCCAGGGTGCCCCGGTACAGCTTGTGCTGGCGGCCGATGATCGCGCGAGCCTCTTCGACATCCTGACGGGTCTGGGTCGAGGCCAGGTTTTCACCGATGGCTTTGCGGGCCAGGCGGTTCAACTGATCCTCAAGTACATCTTGGGGCTTGACCACCAAGGTCAGACTCATCACCGTACCTTCGGGTAACTGGTCGAACAGGGCATTCACCGCGTCGCCCTTGCGGGTTTCTCCGGTGAGTTGACCAATCAAGGGCGCCCGGCGCAGCTTATCCACTACCATGACCCGGTGTGGCTGATCGTCAAAAAACCAGAGTCCGTGCTGCACATCCGAACGCGGTTCGTTGAAGAACAGCCGCTCGGCAAAGTCATGATCGAAGGGCAGTTCCAGTGACTCGCCATTGCCCGACTCCGGATAGGCGACACGGTGATAGAACTCCTCGGGGGCTTCATTGGTGAGCGTGGGCGCAGGATTGAACCAGGGCACTAACCAGGCATAAAGACTGCGGCCATCGACTCGCGTCGATTGCACCCCGCACGCCTTCAATGAAGCCGCGATACGTTCGCAAGCCTGTTGCAGGGATTGCACCGGGGTGAGTCCCGTCTCCTCAGCGTCAGACTCAAGCCAGCGATAGACCACCAGGCGCACCCGTCGGTTGTTGCCACGCCACGGCAGGCGCGTCACCACCTTATCCTCAAACAGACCACCGGGCTTGGCAACGGCCTTCAGATGACGGCGGCTGAGCTCCAAATATGCTTCGGTGAAGACCGTGCCTCGCGCGCTGTCCCGGATATAGTCGGTGAGTCGGGTCAGATAGGGGATGAAATTGTTGTCGTCCTGGCAGAAAAACTGCGCCAGCCAAGGCGCTTGATCCAGCTCGTCAAAGCTATCCTGCAGGGCATCCTCAAGGGCATCGCGGGCGGCCATTAGCCAATCGGGTTCACGCCCTTCGGTGCCGATAGGTAGCAACTCGAACACCGCACCCACCGAACGATTGTCATCGAGCAGAAAACACTGCTCGGTGTCGAGGTACTCGACCCAAGGCAGGTGATCGGTGAAGCTGGGGTTGTGCGCATACATTGCAGCTTCATCGGCCAAGGTGGCGCGAGGATGCAATGGGTGGCGCCAGGCTTTCCACGCAGAAGTGCGGTTGCCCGAATCGCCGGTACGCACTACAAGTCTTCCTGACGTTCACCCGGCAACGCGTATTGCACCCGTTGGTAGAACGGAAAGACAGTTGAGTAACCCGGGACCGGTGCTTGCTCGGTACCGCTCAGGTGCGGATATACATACAGCACCAGATCGGGATTGGGCAGGCGAGGGAACAGGTTGCGGATCTCGTTCGCCGCTGTGCGAGTGTACGGTTCTTGGAGAGCAACGGAGAAATCTACTTGAGCCAACGGGCGGCGTAACTGTTGTCGAGCATCCAGCAGTTGCTGCTGAGTGCCTTGTGAGCCGGCGCCGTTCCAGATGTCCAGCATGGTTTGCTCTCCATGGGGAAGCAGAGTGTCCTTGTCGGTGGAGCACCCCGTCAGGACCCAGCAGAGCAAGCTAATCCAGGTCAAGCAGAGAAGCATGGTCTTTTTCATGGCGAACGCTCCGGCCCTTGGGCTCGTAGTCGATGGTGATCTCCTGGTCGAGGTGCAGCGCGACCTGTGCGGCCGGTGGCACGTACACGGCAGCAAAGGCCTCGCCATACAGCTTGTTGACCCACTCGCGGATGTCGCTGACCCCACCACTGAGAATTGCATTCAGTGCGCTGTTGCCACTGCTGCTGGTGACCCCGAGCTTACTGCCGCCCGAACTGATCACGCTGCTGTTGTTCCGCTCATCCCCGAGCAGAGCGGCGACACCGGCACCGGTCGCAGTGATCAGGCTCTGGCTGCCGAGGTATTGCTGGGCATTCGAGCGGCGCTCGCCGGCGATGCAAGGAATGCCATACGGATCGGACAGGTAACCGAGTCCACCACGGATCTTGTCGGTGCTCGAGCTCTGGGCGGTGGAGGCATTGCGGCTGGCTACTGCCTTCGGCTGAGGCACTGTACGGATGGTGCCGTCGGTAAACACAAAGGTGATTGACTCGACCTGTCCGCGTACGCAAGACAGGGTCCAGTCCCCGGACGCCGTACCGCTCATCACGGCCCCCGCGACATCCGGCAGGTCGATGCCGTTGGCCGTCAGGTTCTCCGGACCGACCAACACCTTGAAGGGATAGGGATCATTCACTGTGCCGTCCACCGGGACTCGGCCGATCAGCGCAGTCATGGCGACCGAGCCCATCAATGTCGCGTTTTCGGGAATGGTGTAGACCGGCTTCGCGCCTTCGGTACGATCAGCGGATCGTGTCAGGTCACGCTCACCCTTGGTGACCGCGCGCAGCTGTTTCTGGCTGCGATCAATCGCGTTATCTTTCAAGCCGTCCAGTGAGTTGAAGGCGGTAGGCAGACTCAATGTTGAGGAGGTCTTGGTTTTCTCTCGGGCGTCGGTGGGCGGAGCATCCGAGGGTTCAATCCACTGCAGCGCATCAATGGCAGAATGCTGCGCTTCGAACTGAGCCCCGTCGCCCGGCTCAAGCCCCAACCCGATTGGCATGTCCTTGCTTTTGCCGGTCAGCCCCGACAACTGCTCCTGCAACTGCGTCAGCAGACCGCGAGCCTGGCGACTGTCTTGTTCCGCTTTGAGTCGGGCCTCATTGGCTTGTCGGCGGCCTTCGTCGACTTGCTGGGTCACACTGCCAAGCGCGGTCTGGATACGCGAATCGACACTGTTTTCCCGTTCACGCAGGCGGTTGTTCTCGGTCTGCAAAGAATCGTTGTGTTTCTTCAAACCGAGCATGTCGCTGCGCATGGCCTTCACCTGGCCGACCAGGGTGGCGACCGTGTCGCGTGGGGTATCGCCCGCAATGCCGAGCGACTTGGCCTGCTCGGCGGATAACTGAATGTTGCCCTGATCAACTGGGTGCTCTGGAGAGGGAGTATTACCCGCGACCCAGCTTTTCAGGATGATCACTACCACCGCCAGCAGCGCAGCCGGTACCAGCCATTTGAGCAAGGCGTTAGCCTTCATCGTCAGCACCTCGCGCAACGGGTGGGAGCAGTACGGCTTGCTCGAGGCCGGCACCGCGGGTGACCAGGTAGGCGATCGTGGTGTCTTCAGCGCTGCCGACAGGTCCGAGGAAAGCATGCTGGAAGGCCGCGGCGAACAGCTTGGCCTGAAGCCGACGCGGATCGAGTTGCACCGTTTCTGGACCACGATTGCGCAACTTCACCGCCGACACCCAGTAATCACCGAGTCGCCAGGCAGCGATGGGCGTGCTGGACACGTTTTCGGTGGGCAGCAGAGTCGGCAGTTCGGTGTGCAGCTTGAGCGGGACGCGGCGTACACCGGGCAGGGACTCCACAGTGCGCAGAGGCGCGTACAGGCTTTGCGCGGCGTAGCGCGCCAAAGCGACCGGGACCGGTGTATGTTCTGGAACAGGGACGGTGCTGGATTCAGCCTCGGTAGCCTGCACCTGAGCATTCTTGATAAGACGCACGGGCTCCAGCGGTTGATCGCCAGGCGTGGCCGCGATGTCCAGGAGGATGATCTCCCCCGTCGTGACCGATTGCAGTTGCAGTCGGGTCGGGGCAATGGCTTCTGACGCGCGCAGGTATAGCGTGCCGCCAGTTGATTGCACGCGCAGCTTGCCCGTCAGGGTTGAGGGCACACCGACGCGAACATCCTCATCAATAAAGACCACTCGTTCCTGATTGATTACCAGAGGGACCGCGAGAGGTAGGCGTTCCCAGCGCATCAGCTCGACGGCCTGTGCTGCTGCTCCCCATAACATCAGTGCAACGGTGAGTCCCAGGGTAGAACTCCGCTTCATGGCTCACCTCCGGGCAGCGAGATTTTTTGCGGAGTGCCCTGATAACAATCCAGTGCCAACCCCCACTTGTTGCGCTCGGGGTCCAGGTCAAAACGCACTACGCGCAATGGGTACCGCACCACCACCCGTTTCACCGGTTCGGCGGCGTAATACTCATCGGCGTTGAGGTCGAGCGTGACCAGCCAGCTGTCGCGGTCGAGTTGCTTGACCCTGAGCTCCGGATCCTCGCTGTAGCCTCGGCCCAGAATTTCGTAGACGCCACGCACCCGCTGCCGCAGTTCACCGGCGGCCTTGCGGTACTCGTAGTCGCCGTCGAGAAAGGCCTTGCAGGCAGGTGTCAGGTAGGACTGCAAGCCATAGATGGCGCGACGATAATCCTGCTCGCCATCCGAGGGCCAGCGGTTGAGTTGGCCAAAGATGTACAAGGCAAAGGCATACACATTCTCTGAGGGAATATCCCACCATTTGCGAGTGCTGCCCGAGCGCAAATCCGGCGGTACATGCACGGTCAGATCGGTCGGTGCCGAGCGCCAGCCATACCAAAGTCCGGCACAGACTAGGGCGAGGATCACTACCGCCAGACGCAGGCTGAAGATATGCGCCTGCTGGGCATCCACCTTGTTCCGAAAACGGCTCATGGCTGCCACCGGGACAGGGCAGGGCGCAGTCGACGCGAGCGGCGAACCGTCCAGCCCCCAGAGTGGAGGATCAAACTGCCGCGACCCAGGCGCCAACGGCTGGCGAGTATCCATTCGAGCTTGCGGTACAACCAGGTCTCGGGCCGGGCCCGTTTGGCCCGACGCAGTAGCGTGCCACCGGCAAATAACACCACGGCCATGCCTGCGATCATGCTGGTCGGCGCTATGGCAATGGAAGCGGTGGCAATCGCTAGAGGAACGCCCGTCAGTAGGCCAATGACCGCACCGCTACCGAGCGCCACCCACATCTCATCATTGGTCAAACCGCGCAATACGGCAGGGTCACGATTGAGTCGCTCCGGCAAAAAGACCAGGGTGCCGTCGGCAAGGCGTTCGATAGTGTCGTTCATGTCGACCTCACAGAATCGCGGCAGCCTTGGTCAGGAACCAGATGATGATCACCACCAACAAGGCTCCGATACCGACCACTGCACCCAAGTCCTTCCAGGTCTTACGCTGGTTCTGCACGTCGGCATACACCGTCAGCGAGTGCCAGGCCACACCCAAGAAAGCGAGTAGGGCGATCAGCAGGCCGAGCAGGATGCCGCCGTCGTACGCATAGTTTTTGATCGTCTCGATCAACCCGGATCCTTCGCCGCGCGAAGGGGCTTCCATGGTGGGGAGCTCGGCAAAAGCCAGGCTTGGGCCGAGCACCAGCAGCAGACCGATCATGCGTTGGCTCGCACGATCACGCAGGTTGTTTTTCAGGGGGACAAGGCACTTGAGCATGACGGCAATCTCCTGGGTTAGGAAAGGGTGAAGAACATCAGGACCAACAATGCGAGCAGCGCGCGCGTGGCGCTGCCGCCAAACGCGCCGAAGCGCACACCGCCGGCGGCCCATCCCCGGTAAGCCGTACTCATCACCCAGGCACACCAAAGCAAAGCTAGGACGAGAACCAGGGACAGCCAGAGTGTCGAACTGCTCTGTGCCGAGAAGCCGGAGGCGTTTTGGAACGCTGAACTCTGAGCGTCAGTCATGCTCATGGCGAGGACTCTGCGGATGAAGTGTCAAGGCGGTAATCGCCGACCAATTCAGTGGGGTCGCGGGGTTGAGCGCGAGAGGGCGACAGATAGCCCTGCACGCCCTGGCGAATACGTTGGATGTCCTGGATCATTTGGGGGTAGTCGAAGCGGTAGCGCTCATTCGGTTGAGCGTTGCTAGATCTCTCGGCTTGAGCGGTCAGGCGTTCGATAACGTCGAGCTGCTGCCGGACTAGACTAAGATGTGCCTGTTCATCAGCTGGTGCGGCATCACTGTTTAAATGGATAGTCGCTAGCATAAACAGCAGCGAACAGCGGATCGGTGTCGTTGGCATGATATTGGCTCTAGTAATACGTATCTAAAGAGTCTCACCAAACAAGCCCGGATTCAGTCGAAAATATGGAATGCTACCAATCAGTTTTTCTGTATTTGGTGATATTGTGTTTGTGAATTTTTGATCGGTGGGGTTTAGCCTAATTGGGAGGGCGGTAGTGAATCGAATAGCCGGTGTCACCGAAGAGTACTGGGGCGCTCTTAATGAGGATCATCGTTTTAAATGGAAGCTTTTTAATCGTGCTATTACCTTTGCTGGGGCGTTGATCGTAACAAAGACCGGCTTAAATTATGCGGACTGGGTTTTGGCTGCTGTCGCGGCATTGCTGCCAATGCTCTTGATTGAAAGTCAACGCAGTTATAGGCGATTTGGCTCTCGGCTGCGAAAGTAGATAATTCGAATTTTTATATCGCTAGGAACTTGGTGTTTAGTGGTTCTTGGGATGGCCTTCTTTATACAGGTGGGGCTAATTTCAACTGTGAATGTTTTTATTTCAATGGTTGGTTCTTCTCAAGCAGCAGTTGATAAAATTTCGCCTCTGGCACTGGTGTTGATATTTGCCGTTTGCGGAGTCGTCGCAATGGTTAGGGTTTTTAAAGAGCTAGGATTTTGGGAGCTGATTTATCACTTGCCACATCGGCAGCTGAAAAAGCTGCTGGTTTACAAGGTTTTTAAAGCGGACTGTTTTGCGTTGTTTGCATGGTTTGAGATAACGGTGATTTTGGTGGGTTTCTTATATGTAAATACGGCTGCTGAGATATTTAAGTTGTTCGTGGTAATGTTTGATGCCGCTGTGCGGCAGTAGTGGGGATAAAAAATAGCCGTAAAGGTGTCTTGGGTATGAGGTTTTCTCATACTTTGCATGGTTCAACTCATACTCTAAGGGGAGCGGGTAAATGACTCTAAAGTCGGGTTATATGAGGGATGGCGACAAAAAATATAAAGAAGACCGGTTTTTAAAAGCGGTGCCTTCTGCCGAGCGCATAAATGAGGTTTTCTATGCCCATAATTTGACCGGCGCTAGGCTTGAACTCGTTAGGCAGGTATGTATTGATTTTGAGAAGGAATTGTCCTATCTGAATGAGCAGCTTGCAATTCATCGGCTAGACCCCGCTGGTTGGTCATTGGTTTACAGGTTCCTGAGTCAGGATAATTTCTACGCCGAAGTCGGTAAGTCTGCGTATGTCCCCAAGAACTATGAAATCCGAATATCTTTAGGGGTGCCAGCGACTGTTCTGTCCGTGGCTATAGAGTTAATATCTCTACAGGTTGACAGTCAATCAAG
This window encodes:
- a CDS encoding efflux transporter outer membrane subunit produces the protein MNAFKLFLPSLLVAALAACTVGPDYKTPDTAPATVVSIQGGHYDQSRFETVWWQQFDDPTLNQLVSKSLEGNRDLRVAFARWKAARAIRDDVSNDNLPVVTSRVSSQQGRGQVPGQTESRVNQERYDLGLDMAWEVDLFGRIQRQLESSDAQEDAAAADLYQLRVTMIAELVDAYGQLRGAQLREKIALANLKNQQDSRTVTVSLRDAGVGNELDVVRADARLAAVEATVPQLQAEQVRQKNRIATLLGERPNTLSVSLSPAKLPAIAKALPIGDLAELLRRRPDVLAAERRLASATAEIGVATADLFPRVSLSGFLGFTAGRGSQIGSSAARAWSLGPSITWAAFDLGSVRARIRGADANAEGALATYEQQVLLALEESENAFSDYGKRQQRLLSLIKQSESSRAAADLAAIQYKEGTVDYLVLLDAERERLNAEDAQALGETDQYRGIVAIYKALGGGWNSGGGNVAAIN
- a CDS encoding HU family DNA-binding protein produces the protein MNKNDLVEAIASSTDRPKSTAGRALEALTTIISTALQSGENVTLVGFGTFAVKARAARDGRNPKTGVTFHFDRNSFH
- a CDS encoding conjugative transfer ATPase; this translates as MRTGDSGNRTSAWKAWRHPLHPRATLADEAAMYAHNPSFTDHLPWVEYLDTEQCFLLDDNRSVGAVFELLPIGTEGREPDWLMAARDALEDALQDSFDELDQAPWLAQFFCQDDNNFIPYLTRLTDYIRDSARGTVFTEAYLELSRRHLKAVAKPGGLFEDKVVTRLPWRGNNRRVRLVVYRWLESDAEETGLTPVQSLQQACERIAASLKACGVQSTRVDGRSLYAWLVPWFNPAPTLTNEAPEEFYHRVAYPESGNGESLELPFDHDFAERLFFNEPRSDVQHGLWFFDDQPHRVMVVDKLRRAPLIGQLTGETRKGDAVNALFDQLPEGTVMSLTLVVKPQDVLEDQLNRLARKAIGENLASTQTRQDVEEARAIIGRQHKLYRGTLAFYLRGHDEQQLHQRSVSLANALLGAGLQPVREGDEVAACNSYLRWLPMAYNPARDTRNWYTRLMFAQHLANLVPVWGRSTGTGHTGITLFNRGGSPLSFDPLSRLDRAMNGHLLLFGPTGAGKSATLVTLLMQIMAVYRPRLFIVEAGNSFGLQGDYFATQGLSVNKVQLKPGASVSLAPFADAWRLIEQPDEVASLSIDELDDEAVASREDQRDVLGELEITARLMITGGEAKEEARLSRADRSLIRECILDAAQTCVAANRQVLTRDVRDALLRVAADPHLPEKRRERAQEMGESIDLFCQGFEGELFNREGTPWPESDVTIVDLATYAREGYEAQMSISYISLMNTVNNLAERDQYLDRPIIMVTDEGHIITKNPLLAPFVVKGTKMWRKLGAWFWLATQNLADFPTAAQTMLNMIEWWICLNMPPAEIEEIARFKKLSPAQKALLLSASKEPGKYTEGVVLSKKLETLFRAVPPSLYLALAMTEPEEKAERWTLMQENGCSELEAAFQVAERIDRARGIGT
- a CDS encoding TIGR03751 family conjugal transfer lipoprotein, which encodes MKKTMLLCLTWISLLCWVLTGCSTDKDTLLPHGEQTMLDIWNGAGSQGTQQQLLDARQQLRRPLAQVDFSVALQEPYTRTAANEIRNLFPRLPNPDLVLYVYPHLSGTEQAPVPGYSTVFPFYQRVQYALPGERQEDL
- a CDS encoding TIGR03752 family integrating conjugative element protein; its protein translation is MKANALLKWLVPAALLAVVVIILKSWVAGNTPSPEHPVDQGNIQLSAEQAKSLGIAGDTPRDTVATLVGQVKAMRSDMLGLKKHNDSLQTENNRLRERENSVDSRIQTALGSVTQQVDEGRRQANEARLKAEQDSRQARGLLTQLQEQLSGLTGKSKDMPIGLGLEPGDGAQFEAQHSAIDALQWIEPSDAPPTDAREKTKTSSTLSLPTAFNSLDGLKDNAIDRSQKQLRAVTKGERDLTRSADRTEGAKPVYTIPENATLMGSVAMTALIGRVPVDGTVNDPYPFKVLVGPENLTANGIDLPDVAGAVMSGTASGDWTLSCVRGQVESITFVFTDGTIRTVPQPKAVASRNASTAQSSSTDKIRGGLGYLSDPYGIPCIAGERRSNAQQYLGSQSLITATGAGVAALLGDERNNSSVISSGGSKLGVTSSSGNSALNAILSGGVSDIREWVNKLYGEAFAAVYVPPAAQVALHLDQEITIDYEPKGRSVRHEKDHASLLDLD
- a CDS encoding TIGR03749 family integrating conjugative element protein, whose protein sequence is MKRSSTLGLTVALMLWGAAAQAVELMRWERLPLAVPLVINQERVVFIDEDVRVGVPSTLTGKLRVQSTGGTLYLRASEAIAPTRLQLQSVTTGEIILLDIAATPGDQPLEPVRLIKNAQVQATEAESSTVPVPEHTPVPVALARYAAQSLYAPLRTVESLPGVRRVPLKLHTELPTLLPTENVSSTPIAAWRLGDYWVSAVKLRNRGPETVQLDPRRLQAKLFAAAFQHAFLGPVGSAEDTTIAYLVTRGAGLEQAVLLPPVARGADDEG
- a CDS encoding PFL_4703 family integrating conjugative element protein, which gives rise to MSRFRNKVDAQQAHIFSLRLAVVILALVCAGLWYGWRSAPTDLTVHVPPDLRSGSTRKWWDIPSENVYAFALYIFGQLNRWPSDGEQDYRRAIYGLQSYLTPACKAFLDGDYEYRKAAGELRQRVRGVYEILGRGYSEDPELRVKQLDRDSWLVTLDLNADEYYAAEPVKRVVVRYPLRVVRFDLDPERNKWGLALDCYQGTPQKISLPGGEP
- a CDS encoding TIGR03750 family conjugal transfer protein is translated as MNDTIERLADGTLVFLPERLNRDPAVLRGLTNDEMWVALGSGAVIGLLTGVPLAIATASIAIAPTSMIAGMAVVLFAGGTLLRRAKRARPETWLYRKLEWILASRWRLGRGSLILHSGGWTVRRSRRLRPALSRWQP
- a CDS encoding TIGR03745 family integrating conjugative element membrane protein, translated to MLKCLVPLKNNLRDRASQRMIGLLLVLGPSLAFAELPTMEAPSRGEGSGLIETIKNYAYDGGILLGLLIALLAFLGVAWHSLTVYADVQNQRKTWKDLGAVVGIGALLVVIIIWFLTKAAAIL
- a CDS encoding TIGR03758 family integrating conjugative element protein — protein: MSMTDAQSSAFQNASGFSAQSSSTLWLSLVLVLALLWCAWVMSTAYRGWAAGGVRFGAFGGSATRALLALLVLMFFTLS
- a CDS encoding RAQPRD family integrative conjugative element protein translates to MPTTPIRCSLLFMLATIHLNSDAAPADEQAHLSLVRQQLDVIERLTAQAERSSNAQPNERYRFDYPQMIQDIQRIRQGVQGYLSPSRAQPRDPTELVGDYRLDTSSAESSP